A single Pseudodesulfovibrio aespoeensis Aspo-2 DNA region contains:
- a CDS encoding ABC transporter substrate-binding protein yields MKRAPESATALLLLLLACLWAIPATAQPLRPVTLQLKWAHQFQFAGYYAAQELGFYREEGLAVDFREYRHGTSVEAEVLGGGADFGVSGAEALLNYQHGDPVVVLGVFFQHAANILLYRADSGISDPQDLKGRRVMLPAAEVPSLWAMFARHGIGRKDIIIQQLTGDINDLIQGQTDAVSAYLTTQPHALAESGVEVGILHPADFGIDFYGDCLITSRRLSDTSPELADGFLRASIRGWEYAMDHPDELIELIREQYNPARSRDALRHEASVMRELMIPRLVDIGAMSRGRWLRMAGVCQEAGLIETLRPMDDFYHIPADQRRLGWMTQGRPYLMAAGAAVALAILILALIARRQHQSIRARTRQLEHNRESLRQVIDLLPNMVYAKDREGRFLLVNRAMADTLGSTVDQLTGAQEIDVQPDGDQARRRLAQDRMVFDSGYPLVILEEPFRHRDGSMHWLQTTRLPYLSADTGEPAVLGLSVDITTRKLADEALRRSEERFRAIFNQTYQFTGILSPDGTVIEFNESSLEQLGQRPKEIIGKPFWEAHWFEHTVENRTWLRDAVRRAAQGEVICREVTSLRADGQPMALDFSLKPARDNEGTIVFLIPEGRDITALKQTEEELRRLNEELERRVASRTRNLEQAKDDLEHSLAELNRTQEELILSEKLAALGSLVAGVAHEINTPLGTGVTACSFLVDRIAELDALFSRGELKKSDLEQFLDDGRESSASTLANLNRAAGLISSFKQVAADQSSEMPRQFNLHTYVDEVLSSLRPRYKHTGHTVENLCPDVELFSYPGAFVQIITNLLINALTHAYGPDDSGHIRIGGRLDGDMVIFTFSDDGVGIHESVRDRIFEPFVTTRRGSGGTGLGLHIIFNVVNKVLGGTIRCTTGPGEGTSYAITIPREHAPRMENPENEP; encoded by the coding sequence ATGAAACGCGCCCCGGAATCCGCCACAGCCCTCCTGCTCCTGCTGCTGGCCTGCCTGTGGGCGATTCCGGCCACGGCGCAGCCGCTGCGCCCGGTCACCCTCCAGCTCAAGTGGGCGCACCAGTTCCAGTTTGCCGGATACTACGCCGCCCAGGAGCTGGGATTCTACCGCGAAGAGGGATTGGCCGTGGATTTCAGGGAATACCGGCACGGCACCTCGGTGGAGGCCGAGGTCCTCGGCGGCGGGGCTGATTTTGGCGTCAGCGGGGCCGAGGCGTTGCTCAACTACCAGCACGGCGACCCGGTCGTGGTCCTTGGGGTCTTTTTCCAGCACGCGGCCAACATCCTGCTCTACCGGGCGGATTCGGGCATTTCCGACCCGCAGGACCTCAAGGGGCGGCGGGTCATGCTCCCTGCCGCCGAAGTCCCCTCCCTCTGGGCCATGTTCGCCAGACACGGCATCGGCAGGAAGGACATCATCATCCAGCAGCTCACAGGGGACATCAATGACCTGATCCAGGGCCAGACCGACGCCGTGTCCGCCTACCTGACCACCCAGCCGCACGCCCTGGCCGAGTCCGGGGTCGAGGTGGGCATCCTGCACCCGGCGGATTTTGGCATCGACTTTTACGGGGACTGCCTGATCACCTCCAGACGGCTGTCCGACACCAGTCCGGAGCTGGCGGACGGATTCCTCCGGGCCAGCATCAGGGGATGGGAATACGCCATGGACCACCCCGACGAGTTGATCGAACTCATTCGCGAGCAGTACAACCCGGCCAGGAGCCGCGATGCCCTGCGCCACGAGGCCTCGGTCATGCGCGAACTCATGATCCCCAGGCTGGTGGACATCGGCGCCATGAGCCGGGGCCGGTGGCTGCGCATGGCCGGGGTATGCCAGGAGGCGGGACTGATCGAAACGCTCCGGCCCATGGACGACTTCTACCATATCCCCGCCGACCAGCGCAGGCTCGGCTGGATGACCCAGGGGAGACCCTACCTCATGGCCGCCGGGGCAGCCGTGGCCCTGGCCATCCTGATTCTGGCCCTGATCGCCCGCCGCCAGCACCAGAGCATCCGGGCCAGAACCCGCCAGCTCGAACACAACAGGGAAAGCCTGCGGCAGGTGATAGACCTCTTGCCCAACATGGTCTACGCCAAGGACCGCGAGGGGCGGTTCCTGCTCGTCAACCGGGCCATGGCCGACACCCTGGGCAGCACGGTGGACCAGTTGACGGGCGCGCAGGAGATCGATGTCCAACCGGACGGCGATCAGGCCCGGCGCAGGCTGGCTCAGGACAGGATGGTCTTTGACTCCGGCTACCCCCTCGTCATCCTCGAAGAGCCCTTCCGTCACCGGGACGGCTCCATGCACTGGCTCCAGACCACCCGCCTGCCCTACCTCTCGGCAGACACCGGCGAACCAGCCGTGCTCGGCCTGTCCGTGGACATCACCACGCGCAAGCTGGCCGACGAGGCGCTGAGAAGGAGTGAGGAGCGATTTCGGGCCATCTTCAACCAAACCTACCAGTTCACCGGCATCCTCTCCCCGGACGGCACGGTGATCGAATTCAACGAAAGCTCCCTTGAACAGCTCGGGCAACGGCCCAAGGAGATCATCGGCAAACCCTTCTGGGAGGCCCACTGGTTCGAGCACACCGTGGAAAACCGGACGTGGCTCAGGGACGCTGTGCGCCGGGCCGCCCAGGGCGAGGTTATCTGCAGGGAGGTGACCAGCCTGCGCGCGGACGGCCAACCCATGGCCCTGGACTTCTCCCTCAAGCCCGCCCGCGACAACGAGGGGACCATCGTCTTCCTCATCCCCGAAGGACGCGACATCACGGCCCTCAAGCAGACCGAGGAGGAACTGCGGCGGCTCAACGAGGAACTCGAACGCCGCGTGGCCAGCCGCACCCGCAACCTCGAACAGGCCAAGGATGACCTGGAACACTCCCTGGCCGAGCTGAACAGGACGCAGGAAGAGCTGATCCTCTCCGAGAAGCTCGCCGCCCTGGGCAGCCTGGTGGCGGGCGTGGCCCATGAGATCAACACCCCGCTGGGCACCGGAGTCACGGCCTGCTCGTTCCTGGTCGACCGGATCGCCGAACTCGACGCCCTGTTTTCACGCGGGGAGCTCAAGAAGTCCGACCTGGAGCAATTCCTCGACGACGGCAGGGAATCTTCGGCCAGCACCCTGGCCAACCTCAATCGGGCGGCCGGGCTCATCAGCAGCTTCAAGCAGGTGGCCGCAGACCAGTCGTCCGAGATGCCGCGGCAGTTCAACCTGCACACCTATGTGGACGAGGTGCTCTCAAGCCTGCGCCCCCGGTACAAGCACACCGGACACACTGTGGAAAACCTGTGCCCGGATGTGGAGCTGTTCAGCTATCCGGGCGCGTTCGTGCAGATCATCACCAACCTGCTCATCAACGCACTGACCCACGCCTATGGCCCGGACGACTCCGGCCACATCCGCATCGGAGGGCGGCTGGACGGGGACATGGTCATCTTCACCTTCAGCGACGACGGCGTAGGCATCCATGAGTCGGTCAGGGACAGGATATTCGAGCCCTTTGTCACCACCAGACGAGGCAGCGGCGGCACCGGGCTTGGGCTGCACATCATCTTCAACGTCGTCAACAAGGTGCTGGGCGGCACCATCCGCTGTACCACAGGACCGGGAGAGGGAACCTCCTACGCCATAACCATCCCGCGCGAGCACGCGCCAAGAATGGAAAACCCGGAGAACGAGCCATGA
- a CDS encoding response regulator: protein MTDTEHDALRFAAEKNEETPANPGRNWKLLVVDDDDFVHRVTSMVLRGYRFEGVGLTILSAYSAAEGRRLLEENPDTAVMLLDVVMENPQAGLDLAAWTRKELKNTLVRIILRTGQPGEAPEQEVIFKYDINDYKEKSELTSQKLYTAITTAIRSYRDMRALEFSRRGLARILTASPDIFKSQSLGEFASGVLTQLASTVCQGDDTLMARASGVAASRRGDQFRVIASTGKFEQARGRIIAETGDREAILCIERAADIKRSFFQNDAFVGYYRTATGSESIIYLQGTRPISEENRELIEIFSSNISVAFDNIDHNAVMHETQRELLITLGEVVETRTSEAANHVRRVAEYARLLATKAGMDRDRAETLRLASTMHDIGKIGVPDTVLLKPGSLDENELKLIKKHPEIGYDILKGTDSLVMQVAATVALQHHERWDGQGYPAGLTGEEINLAGRIVMLADVFDSLGCDRPHRRAWPVADILRFIAGNRGTMFDPALVDMLMEHKDEFLAIKERLADGQAGGWADGRADEQADGWAE from the coding sequence ATGACCGACACGGAACACGACGCGTTGCGCTTTGCGGCAGAAAAAAATGAGGAAACCCCCGCTAATCCGGGCAGGAACTGGAAGCTGCTGGTGGTGGACGACGACGATTTCGTCCACCGGGTCACATCCATGGTCCTCAGGGGATACCGGTTCGAGGGCGTGGGCCTGACCATCCTCTCGGCGTACTCGGCGGCAGAGGGCAGGCGGCTGCTGGAGGAGAATCCGGACACGGCGGTCATGCTGCTCGACGTGGTCATGGAGAACCCCCAGGCAGGCCTGGACCTGGCCGCCTGGACGCGCAAGGAGCTGAAGAACACCCTGGTGCGCATCATTCTGCGCACCGGCCAGCCGGGCGAGGCCCCGGAGCAGGAGGTGATATTCAAATACGACATCAACGACTACAAGGAAAAGTCCGAGCTGACCTCCCAGAAGCTCTACACGGCCATCACCACGGCCATCCGCAGCTACCGGGACATGCGCGCCCTCGAATTCAGCCGCAGGGGGCTGGCCCGGATACTGACGGCCTCACCGGACATATTCAAGTCCCAGTCCCTGGGCGAGTTCGCCTCCGGGGTGCTGACCCAGCTCGCCTCCACGGTCTGCCAGGGCGACGACACCCTCATGGCCAGGGCTTCGGGCGTGGCCGCGTCCCGACGCGGCGACCAGTTCCGGGTTATTGCCTCCACCGGAAAATTCGAACAGGCGCGCGGCAGGATCATCGCCGAAACCGGCGACCGCGAGGCGATCCTGTGCATCGAGCGGGCTGCGGATATCAAGCGGAGCTTCTTCCAGAATGACGCATTTGTCGGCTACTACCGGACCGCCACCGGGTCCGAGAGCATCATCTACCTGCAGGGGACCAGACCCATCAGCGAGGAAAACAGGGAACTCATCGAGATTTTCTCATCCAACATCTCCGTGGCCTTTGACAACATTGACCACAACGCCGTGATGCACGAAACCCAGCGCGAACTTCTCATCACTCTGGGCGAAGTGGTGGAAACGCGCACGTCGGAAGCGGCCAACCACGTGCGCCGGGTGGCCGAGTACGCCCGGCTGCTGGCGACCAAGGCGGGCATGGACAGGGACCGGGCCGAGACCCTCAGGCTGGCCTCGACCATGCACGACATAGGCAAGATCGGCGTGCCCGACACCGTGCTGCTCAAGCCGGGGTCGCTCGACGAGAACGAGCTGAAACTGATCAAGAAGCACCCGGAGATCGGATACGACATCCTCAAGGGCACGGACAGCCTGGTCATGCAGGTCGCGGCCACGGTGGCCCTGCAGCACCATGAACGCTGGGACGGCCAGGGCTACCCCGCCGGACTCACGGGCGAGGAAATCAATCTGGCCGGGCGCATCGTCATGCTGGCTGATGTCTTCGACTCCCTTGGCTGCGACCGGCCCCACAGGCGGGCATGGCCCGTGGCCGACATCCTGCGCTTCATCGCGGGCAATCGCGGAACCATGTTCGACCCCGCACTGGTGGACATGCTCATGGAACACAAGGACGAGTTTCTCGCCATCAAGGAGCGGCTGGCAGACGGGCAGGCAGGCGGATGGGCAGACGGACGGGCAGACGAACAAGCAGATGGATGGGCGGAATGA